GCCTGGCTGCGCGTTTTTTCGGTCATGGCCTGACGCGCCTGCGCGCCCAACACCGCGCATCGTGGCTGCACGGGCAGGCCGACGGATTTCGCAGCGGTCATACCGCCGGTTTTGACTATGGCTACAAGGAAGGCAGGGCCGAGGGGCTCGAAGCGGGGCGTCAGGTCCTGTTGATCCGCGACTCCCGTGGTACCGAGCACCCGGCCCCGCAAGTCGATGACCTGCTGTTTGACGATTGGCGATTGCCGCTGACCACCGAGCTGAAGAAACGCATCAAGGCGGATGTGGCGCGACTGCTACCGGCCCATGCGCAGCCCAGCAGCGGCCAATGGAAGATGATTTTCAGCGACACGCCGGCCACTTCGGTGGTGGCGGGCGCAGGTGCGGGCAAGTCAACGACCCTGGTGCTGCGTATTGTGTTGCTGTCGCAATACCTGGGGTTCGAACTGGATTCAATGACCGTGGTGACGTTCACCCGGGAATCGCGAAAGGACTTTGTCCAGAAACTCATCGAAACGTTTGCCCTGTGGGGGCGCGCGGTCAGCCAGAAGGAAGCCCGGGATCTGGTGCGCACCTTCCACTCGCGTATCTTGCCCATGGTCCGCAGCCTGCCGGGATTCGAGCGGCTCCAGGCCTTCGAGACCTTGAGCCACCGCGCCGGAGCGGATGAGGATGACGCCCAGGGCAACCCGTTCGACTTGCGCATCAACGATGCCCAGCGCCAGCAGCTCAATGCCTGTTATTACAACCTCTATCAGCGTGACGAGCGTTTCCGCGAGTTGATCCAGCCGCTTTCCCGTCATGCCCTGCAGCTCAAGGAGCTGGAGCGCGACCACCCGGATGTGCAGAAGCGTGTGGCCGTGACGGAATTGGCCGCCCAGCGCGATGAAGCACTCTGCGACGCAATCGAAGACCTGTGGTTCCGGGCGGGGGCTTGGCCGATTAAAGGTATTGAACCGAAACGCCAGGTATTTGAAATCAACGGGGCGAGATTTCATTGCCATGGCTACATCAAATCCCTTGATACCTGGGTGATGCTGGGATTCGATCCACGGGAGAACCCGCAGCTCAGCCGTCCCGGTGCCAAGCTGAGTGTGCGTGCGGAATGGGCCGTAAAGCGCACCTTGTTTCAAGCTTTCTGTCGTAAGCCACTGATTTGGATTGATAAGTATGAAGACTCAAAACGCCTGTTGTCCGCCGTGGCTGGGGATGTCAGTGCGGGTCCCGGGTTCGACTACAAGGTCAAGGGCGAGCTGACGTCGGCCCCTTTGCTGGACTGTTTTGTCGCAGCGGCGGGGTTTATCGAAAATCTTGGCCTGGATGTACCTGAAGCCGTGGGCAGGATGTGTTTCTCAAGCAATGACCCGGATCGTTATTTCTTCGAGGCGTTGAGTCGTTTCTGGCGTGCGTTCGAAGATCATCTGCTGGATCAATCGCCTCCGGTCATGACCTATAACCGGATGTTTGCGTTGTTCAGCGAACACTCCCCGGAAAACTTCAAGCTGCTTGATGACGCCCTGTTGAGGCCGTTGTCGCATTTGATGATCGACGAATTCCAGGACGTTTCGCCCCAGATCGTGTCTTGGCTGAGGGCGAGCCTGCGTGAAGTGCGCAGGCGTGGCGCTGCCCTGCATACCGGGCGCGGCGCCCAGCGTTCTTCCTTGTTGTGCGTGGGTGATGACTGGCAGTCGATCTATGGCTGGCGCGGCAGCTCGCCGAGTTTTTTCATGGATTTCAACAAGCAGTTCCCGTCACCGGCCCACACTCGGGTGATGCTCACCGACAACTACCGCAGTCACCAGCACATCATTGACGCGGCTGAGCACATCGTACGCGGAGCGGCAGCCGTCCCCGGCAAGAAAGGCAAGGCCAGCGGCACGCCTCGTTCGCCAAGCCCGGTGACGGTGTTGGACAGGGACGATGAAGGTTTGGCGCGGCGGCTCGATGAACACTACCGCAACGGCGATTCAATCTTGATGCTGTATCGAAAAAGTAGCGATAAGCTACTGATAGATAAGCATATTGATTCGATAGTTAATGTGGATTCTAGCTTGCCTTATCCGCAACGCCGCCTCAGGCAAATGACTTATCACAGCGCCAAGGGGCTTCAGGCAGATGCGGTATTCCTGCTGGGGGATTGCCAGCACCTGACCAGCTCACCCTACAAGAATCAGGTCTACCGGATGGCCGGGTTGGGACAGGACGGTGACGCCGAACCCTATGATGCTGCGCAAAAGGATGAAATCCTGCGCCTGGCGTATGTAGGCATCACCCGGGCGGTTCAGCATTGCTATTGGTACGTCGACGGCCAGGATAGCCAGGCCGCCAATGCACCCAAGGCGTCGGACCGGATCGGGGTAGGCAAGCCGTTTTTCAACGATCGTCGCCGTGCTCGCGGCTGACGCGCTGGCGACCGTTCGGTGATCCACAAAAAAGCCCACATGAAAATGTGGGCTTTTTTTGTCAGGAGGCAAATCGTCGCAAGCCAACCGGCGGCACAAAGGCTTCAAGCTCGGCTTCCACCGCTTCGATGATTCGCTCCACGTCGGGGGCATTCATCACTGTCGCGCAGGGGATGCCGGCGATTGCGATCATGGTTTCGCCGCTGGCACGGTCAAACAGCCGGGCGACCATACTGCCTGGCGCGTCCATGCTGGCCTCGAAACCCATGGGATGGAAATGCCAGCGCATCAACTGGCAGGCGTTGGGGAACGTAACCTTGCTGAAAGATCCTTTATTCATCTGTAGCCCGCCTTCTTCATCAAGCGCTTCCGTTTGCTCATGTCAGGAAGGAAGAGCCCTCATGGCTCTACCAGTGAGAACTAAAAATAGCACCTGAAAATGAACGCCACGTGGATTTTTTCAGTCCGTTTGGCGATTGGTTCATTTTATTTGATCTGCATCATGACCTAAGTACAAATGCTCAGAGTGCCATCATGGTCGTCCCACAGTGTCCTGAAAAGCCGCCAATGGCTCTGGCTCGCGGTATTTGAAGGCGATGAAGCCTGCCAGCACCACCAGGGAAAGGGCGACGATGAAGGTGACGTGCAGCCCGTCGGCAACAGCCTCGGGAGTGGCGGAGGGAGTACCGTTGGTCGGCAACATGGCCGCGAAGACCGCGCCCAGCATCGCTGCGCCACTGAAGAAGCCGAGGTTGCGCGACAAATTGAGCAATCCGGCAATCACGCCGCGTTGGTTGGCGGGGATCTCGGCCATGACCGCCGCATTGTTTGCTGTCTGGAACATCGCGTAGCCCAAGGTCGTTACCATGATCGCCGTGACGTAACCGGCGATGCCAAGCGTCGGCGGAACCAGCGACAGCAGCAGGCAACCGCTCGCCATGGTCGCCAGCCCCAGGAGCCGCATGGGACGCACCCCGAACCGATCGGCGAGGCGCCCGGCAGGCATGCCGGTGAGGGCGGCGACGCATGGCCCGACGGCCAGTACCAAGCCGACAATGGCCGACGGGAGCCCCAGCGCGATCGACAAGTAGAATGGCCCCACGAGCAAGGTCGCCATCATGACCGTTGCCACCAGCGCGCTCGTCGCCAGGCCCGATACCAGCAAGCGATCGCTGAACATCGTCAGCGGGATCAGCGGCGATGGGCGCCGATGCTGCGTCCGGACGAACAATCCACCGCTCAGAATGGCCGCCGCCAGCAAGCTGACATTCAGCCCACCGAAATGCCCGCCACCCAAGGTCATGGCCAAGGCGTAGGCGCCAAGGGCCGTCGCGAGCAAAAGCGTGCCCGTGACGTCGAAACGCACCTTCTCGACATTGGCGGCTTGCCCGGCGGGCAGGGACCGCCAGGCCAGCAGCAAGGTCAGCAGTCCGAGCGGTACGTTGACCAGGAACAACGCCTGCCAGCCAAACCCGGTCATCAATACGCCGCCCAGGGAAGGGCCCAGTGCGGTGCCTACCGCGGACAGCGTGGCGAGCAATCCCATGGCACTGCCCGCCCTGGTCTTATCGATCGTTTCGCCGACCAGGGCCAACGTCAGCGTCATCATGATGGCAGCCCCCAGCCCCTGCAGTACCCGGGCGGCGATCAACAGCCCCAGCGACGACGCGAGGCCGCACAAGGCTGACGCGAGCGTAAACAGTGCGATGCCCGCCAGTAACAGCTTGCGTCGGCCAATCAAGTCGCCCAGGCGTCCGAGACTGACGATCAGCGTGGTGATCGCCAGGAGATAGGCCAGCACTACCCACTGAACGTGCTGGAACGAGGCGTCAAACGCTTGGGCCAACACAGGCAGTCCAACGGCGGTGACGCTGGCCCCCAGCGACGCCAATAACGTTGACAGCGCCAGGCTGGCCAAGGCCCGGCGCGCGGGAGCAAGCGGTTGAGGGCCGCTCGCGGGTGACAGGCTTGGTTTCATATTGGCTGGTTTCATCATGTTTCCTCGCAATCCGGTTCGCCTATAAAGCGCTGCGAGAACGGTACGCGGTGGCATAACATGGCGGAAGACGCACGAGTTGCATGTTATAGCTGCATGAAACGCTATCCATCCTATCCAAGGGCCCGATGATGTCCGCTACCGATCTCAACTTGCTTGTCACGCTGGACGCGCTCTTGTCTGAAGGCAGTGTGGCCGGTGCCGCCCGGCGGCTGCAGCTCAGTCCTTCGGCCATGAGTCGGGCCTTGGCGCGGTTGCGCCAGGCCATCGATGATCCGTTGCTGGTGCGGGCGGGGCGCGGATTGGTTCCGACCCCGCGAGCGATCGAGTTGCGCGAGCAAGTCAGCCAATTGGTGCAGGGCGCTCAGGCCGCGCTACGTCCGGTGCAGGCCACGGACCTGCGGAGGGTGAATCGAACCTTCACGTTGCGCACCCGGCAAGGCTTCGTGGAAAACTTCGCGATCGAGCTGATCGAGCGGATTGCCCGGCAGGCCCCGGGAATAAGGCTGCGGTTTGTCGAAAAGACCGACAGGGACAGCACGGCGCTGCGCGAGGGCAACGTGGATCTGGAGACCGCCGTTGTAGACGAAGACACCAGTCCGGAGCTGCTGACGCAAGGGTTGTTCGGTGACCGTATCGTTGGCGTCGTGCGAGCAGGACATCCGCTGAGCAGGATCGATGTAAGTGACGCTGATTATGCGGCGGGCGAGCACATTGGCATTTCCCTGCGTGGCTTGGAGCACGGCTCCATCGACCAGGCCCTTGGCGCCTTGGGTTTGTCCCGAAACCTCATCACCACCGTGCCGGGCTTTTCCACCGCGCTGGGGCTGGCGCGGTCCAGTGACATGATCGCCAGCGTGCCGGAACGCTACAGCACCCGTTTGCGCCTTGGCATGCACACGTTCGCATTGCCGTTCGTGCTCCCCGGGTTTACGGTAGCCATGCTCTGGCATCCGCGCATGGACGCCGACCCTGTACACCGCTGGATAAGGAGCTGCCTGCGAGAAGTGTGCGCGGGCACGATCGAACCGTTGTGAAAGGAGATGTGCAGGTGACTAAAAAAAACACGATCGCAGCACTGATAGGCTTGCTGGCTTGCGCCAGCGCGATGGCGGAACTACCGGATCAGTCCATTCTCAGCCGCTACGGCATTGCCTCGGATCAATTGCCGGCCGGACAGGTTGATAAATCCGTTGAGACGCCTTCCGGAAAGTCATATTTCAAGGTGCCCCCAGTAGGATCATGGGGCGCAGTGATCCCGAGCGATGCAATGAAGCCGCCCATGACCGGAAATATAAGCATCGACCAATCAGCCCAGCAGGACCATGAGCGCTGCCGGCGCACGCAGAACCAGGCACTGCGTCGAAACGGCGGCTGGGGAGGATGGGCAGGATGCCCGAGCATGAGTATCGAGCCGGAGATCAGTACCGGTTTTACCCGGTGAACCCCAGGCCAGCCCTCTCGTCGAGAGGGTGCGGATTCCATCAGTCTCCCTTGCGTATGGTGGCCACTTCGTCGGCGCGGACCCGGACTTTCTTGCCCGAAATGTCTTCGAACTCGTAGAAGCCATCGGCGGTGCGGGTATTGGGCGTGTCCTCGGTCAAATACTGGGTACCGTTCTGCAGCGTCACCACGGTGGGTGTCGCACAGCCGGCCAAAGCCAGGAACGCCATGGCAGCCAGGGGCAGGCCCAGAAACCTGATGTTCATAATCCGTAACCTCTTGATCAGAAGGATGCGGCCCGTCTGATTCGACCGGGCCATCACTGAGTTAACCGCCATTTGTCCCGCTTGCCGTAGGAAAGTTCATCGCCGCTTGAGGGATTTCACCTTTAATAGTAGGAGACCGCTCATCTTTTGCAGTTGCCTGTGCCCTCGGTAGCTGATATCTGTACGCATAACCAGTATCCAGCTTTTGTGGCCCCGCTCCCGTGACAGCCAACCCCCTCGACGATCCCTTCTATTACCTGAACAACTTCCAACGCGTACTCGCCTGGCTGAGCCAGCGTTACGGGGATGTGCTCAGCGTTGAAGAACAGCAATTCATCGATGCTTTCGCGGCCCTGCCGCGTTCGTCCCAAGGCCTGTTGGTGCGGTTGGTGATGCGTAAGGGCCTGCATTTTCGCCACAGCAAGCTTCACTACGCGGAGATCGGCGAGATCAGCGCCGCCGTAGCGCCGTTGTTGGCGCTGGGTTGGGTCGAGGAGCACGCCAATCTGAGCCTGGTCGAGCTGTTCGATGTGCTGCTCAAGCCGGAAATCCTCCTGTGCCTGGGGCACTTGATCGAGCAGCCCAAGGCAAGAAAGACCGAGTGGTTGCTGGCCCTGGCCGATTGCTTCAGCGAACCCCAGCCATTTCGCGACTGGTGCCCACAGCTTGAAGAACGGCTGTTCAGTATCACGGTCATGGACCTGTGCGATCGCCTGCGACTG
This genomic interval from Pseudomonas alvandae contains the following:
- a CDS encoding UvrD-helicase domain-containing protein, whose amino-acid sequence is MSLHNPDLPPDLLPLAQMSWFKRLAARFFGHGLTRLRAQHRASWLHGQADGFRSGHTAGFDYGYKEGRAEGLEAGRQVLLIRDSRGTEHPAPQVDDLLFDDWRLPLTTELKKRIKADVARLLPAHAQPSSGQWKMIFSDTPATSVVAGAGAGKSTTLVLRIVLLSQYLGFELDSMTVVTFTRESRKDFVQKLIETFALWGRAVSQKEARDLVRTFHSRILPMVRSLPGFERLQAFETLSHRAGADEDDAQGNPFDLRINDAQRQQLNACYYNLYQRDERFRELIQPLSRHALQLKELERDHPDVQKRVAVTELAAQRDEALCDAIEDLWFRAGAWPIKGIEPKRQVFEINGARFHCHGYIKSLDTWVMLGFDPRENPQLSRPGAKLSVRAEWAVKRTLFQAFCRKPLIWIDKYEDSKRLLSAVAGDVSAGPGFDYKVKGELTSAPLLDCFVAAAGFIENLGLDVPEAVGRMCFSSNDPDRYFFEALSRFWRAFEDHLLDQSPPVMTYNRMFALFSEHSPENFKLLDDALLRPLSHLMIDEFQDVSPQIVSWLRASLREVRRRGAALHTGRGAQRSSLLCVGDDWQSIYGWRGSSPSFFMDFNKQFPSPAHTRVMLTDNYRSHQHIIDAAEHIVRGAAAVPGKKGKASGTPRSPSPVTVLDRDDEGLARRLDEHYRNGDSILMLYRKSSDKLLIDKHIDSIVNVDSSLPYPQRRLRQMTYHSAKGLQADAVFLLGDCQHLTSSPYKNQVYRMAGLGQDGDAEPYDAAQKDEILRLAYVGITRAVQHCYWYVDGQDSQAANAPKASDRIGVGKPFFNDRRRARG
- a CDS encoding DUF1652 domain-containing protein → MNKGSFSKVTFPNACQLMRWHFHPMGFEASMDAPGSMVARLFDRASGETMIAIAGIPCATVMNAPDVERIIEAVEAELEAFVPPVGLRRFAS
- a CDS encoding MFS transporter is translated as MKPANMKPSLSPASGPQPLAPARRALASLALSTLLASLGASVTAVGLPVLAQAFDASFQHVQWVVLAYLLAITTLIVSLGRLGDLIGRRKLLLAGIALFTLASALCGLASSLGLLIAARVLQGLGAAIMMTLTLALVGETIDKTRAGSAMGLLATLSAVGTALGPSLGGVLMTGFGWQALFLVNVPLGLLTLLLAWRSLPAGQAANVEKVRFDVTGTLLLATALGAYALAMTLGGGHFGGLNVSLLAAAILSGGLFVRTQHRRPSPLIPLTMFSDRLLVSGLATSALVATVMMATLLVGPFYLSIALGLPSAIVGLVLAVGPCVAALTGMPAGRLADRFGVRPMRLLGLATMASGCLLLSLVPPTLGIAGYVTAIMVTTLGYAMFQTANNAAVMAEIPANQRGVIAGLLNLSRNLGFFSGAAMLGAVFAAMLPTNGTPSATPEAVADGLHVTFIVALSLVVLAGFIAFKYREPEPLAAFQDTVGRP
- a CDS encoding LysR family transcriptional regulator, producing MSATDLNLLVTLDALLSEGSVAGAARRLQLSPSAMSRALARLRQAIDDPLLVRAGRGLVPTPRAIELREQVSQLVQGAQAALRPVQATDLRRVNRTFTLRTRQGFVENFAIELIERIARQAPGIRLRFVEKTDRDSTALREGNVDLETAVVDEDTSPELLTQGLFGDRIVGVVRAGHPLSRIDVSDADYAAGEHIGISLRGLEHGSIDQALGALGLSRNLITTVPGFSTALGLARSSDMIASVPERYSTRLRLGMHTFALPFVLPGFTVAMLWHPRMDADPVHRWIRSCLREVCAGTIEPL
- a CDS encoding YgdI/YgdR family lipoprotein, which gives rise to MNIRFLGLPLAAMAFLALAGCATPTVVTLQNGTQYLTEDTPNTRTADGFYEFEDISGKKVRVRADEVATIRKGD